A single genomic interval of Bradyrhizobium sp. AZCC 1693 harbors:
- a CDS encoding ABC transporter permease subunit, with translation MDYFAQQLINGLVLGSIYGLIAIGYTMVYGIVGMINFAHGDIFMIGGFIALITFLILVSFGLTAIPLILLVVLLVSMAITALYGWTVERIAYRPLRHSFRLAPMLSAIGMSFVLTNYSQVAQGARVKPVPPIITGGYTLHEGAGGFVVQLSNIQIIVVITTIVLLALFTWLVSSTRLGRDMRACEQDQTMASLLGVDVDRTISMTFVIGAALAAVAGMMYLLYYGLVDFFMGFVAGIKAFTAAVLGGIGSLPGAMLGGLLIGLIETLWSAYFSVEYKDVAAFSILIVVLIFLPTGLLGRPEVEKV, from the coding sequence ATGGATTATTTCGCCCAGCAACTGATCAACGGCCTCGTGCTCGGCTCGATCTACGGCCTGATCGCCATCGGCTACACGATGGTCTACGGCATCGTCGGCATGATCAACTTCGCCCACGGCGATATTTTCATGATCGGCGGCTTCATCGCGCTGATCACGTTCCTGATCCTGGTCTCGTTCGGCCTGACCGCCATCCCCCTGATCCTGCTGGTGGTACTGCTGGTATCGATGGCGATTACGGCGCTCTACGGCTGGACGGTGGAGCGCATCGCCTACCGGCCGCTGCGGCATTCGTTCCGGCTGGCGCCGATGCTCTCCGCGATCGGCATGTCATTCGTGCTGACCAATTATTCGCAAGTTGCGCAGGGCGCGCGCGTCAAACCGGTGCCGCCGATCATCACCGGTGGCTACACCCTGCATGAGGGCGCGGGCGGCTTCGTGGTGCAGCTTTCCAACATCCAGATCATCGTTGTCATCACCACGATCGTGCTGCTGGCGCTATTCACCTGGCTGGTGTCGAGCACGCGACTGGGGCGCGACATGCGCGCCTGCGAGCAGGACCAGACCATGGCCTCGCTGCTCGGCGTCGACGTCGACCGCACCATTTCCATGACCTTTGTGATCGGGGCTGCGCTCGCCGCCGTCGCCGGCATGATGTACCTGCTCTATTACGGATTGGTCGATTTCTTCATGGGGTTCGTCGCCGGCATCAAGGCATTCACCGCCGCCGTCCTCGGCGGCATCGGCTCGCTGCCCGGCGCAATGCTGGGCGGACTCCTGATCGGCCTGATCGAGACGCTGTGGTCGGCCTACTTCTCCGTCGAATACAAGGACGTCGCTGCGTTCTCGATCCTGATCGTGGTCCTGATCTTCCTTCCGACCGGCCTGCTCGGCCGGCCCGAAGTCGAAAAAGTCTGA
- a CDS encoding MFS transporter, whose amino-acid sequence MNSQPPTNPVAASGSFAAMKSSPYRAQFLTYVLAMMADNIEHVISYWVVFQKFHSPALAGFAVLSHWLPFLLFSVAVGGLADRFDPRRIIQCGMLLFMVASSGWGIFFITDTLQMWHAMLLLVIHGCAGVLWQTPNQLLLYDIVGPADLPSAVRLNATARYLGILVGPAVGGVIMLALGPSHGIIFNTLFYLPMLLWLFWAPTRAKDAAPRRIPVRGLADIVQTIRDIGTQRVLTSMTLLAGLTSFMIGNAYHAQMPGFAGDLGHGDPGVSYSVLLAADAAGALLAGIALEAWGRLKPDPRTAIVLAILWSLSLLAFASVGIYALAIALLFAAGFFELSFNTMAQALVQINAPADIRGRVVGLFNMAGLGMRAFSGITVGLAGAAIGIHWSLGLSAVVLLVFLFVLYRRAAKNGLSPN is encoded by the coding sequence TTGAACTCCCAGCCCCCGACGAATCCCGTGGCTGCATCCGGCTCGTTTGCAGCCATGAAGTCATCGCCCTATCGCGCTCAGTTCCTGACCTACGTGCTGGCCATGATGGCCGACAATATCGAGCACGTGATCAGCTATTGGGTGGTGTTCCAGAAATTCCATTCGCCCGCGCTGGCCGGTTTTGCAGTGCTGTCGCACTGGCTTCCGTTCCTGCTGTTTTCGGTCGCCGTCGGCGGGCTGGCCGACCGGTTCGATCCGCGCCGTATCATCCAGTGCGGGATGCTGCTGTTCATGGTGGCCTCCAGCGGATGGGGAATTTTCTTTATCACCGACACGCTGCAAATGTGGCACGCGATGCTGCTGCTGGTCATCCATGGCTGTGCCGGCGTGCTGTGGCAGACGCCGAACCAGTTGCTACTCTACGACATCGTGGGCCCAGCCGATCTGCCGAGCGCGGTGCGGTTGAACGCGACGGCGCGCTATCTGGGCATCCTGGTCGGTCCGGCCGTGGGCGGCGTCATCATGCTGGCGCTCGGCCCGTCCCACGGCATCATTTTCAACACGCTGTTCTATCTGCCGATGCTGCTCTGGCTGTTCTGGGCGCCGACCAGAGCCAAGGACGCCGCACCCCGGCGCATCCCTGTCCGCGGCCTTGCCGACATCGTGCAGACCATCCGCGACATCGGCACGCAGCGGGTCCTGACCTCGATGACGCTGCTCGCCGGGCTCACCTCCTTCATGATCGGCAACGCCTACCACGCCCAGATGCCGGGCTTTGCAGGCGACCTCGGGCACGGCGACCCCGGCGTGTCCTACAGCGTGCTATTGGCTGCTGACGCCGCCGGCGCGCTGCTTGCGGGCATCGCCCTGGAAGCCTGGGGACGGCTCAAGCCTGATCCCCGGACAGCCATCGTGCTGGCCATTCTATGGAGCCTGTCCCTGCTCGCATTCGCGTCCGTTGGGATTTATGCGCTGGCGATCGCGTTGCTGTTCGCCGCAGGCTTCTTCGAGCTGTCGTTCAACACGATGGCGCAGGCCCTGGTCCAGATAAATGCCCCCGCCGATATCCGCGGCCGCGTTGTCGGCCTGTTCAACATGGCAGGCCTCGGCATGCGGGCCTTCAGCGGCATCACCGTGGGCCTCGCCGGTGCTGCGATCGGCATTCACTGGTCGCTCGGCCTGTCGGCTGTCGTGCTATTGGTTTTTCTGTTCGTCCTGTATCGCCGCGCTGCAAAGAACGGCTTGTCGCCGAACTAG
- a CDS encoding carboxymuconolactone decarboxylase family protein, translating into MDDNQRRDDGMAQRRKVLGNEWVDKSIKNRNAFNTDFQDLITRYAWGDIWTRPHFDHRTRRVLVIGTMVALGQWDEFRLHVRAALAEGGFTPDDIKEILLQQAIYCGVPAANHAVKEAGAIIAELGLLKG; encoded by the coding sequence ATGGACGACAATCAACGCCGCGACGACGGCATGGCGCAGCGCCGAAAAGTGCTCGGCAATGAATGGGTCGACAAGTCGATCAAGAACCGCAACGCCTTCAACACCGATTTCCAGGACCTGATCACCCGCTATGCCTGGGGCGACATCTGGACCCGGCCGCATTTCGACCATCGCACCCGCCGCGTGCTTGTGATTGGCACCATGGTGGCGCTCGGCCAATGGGATGAATTCCGCCTGCATGTGCGCGCGGCACTGGCCGAGGGCGGCTTCACGCCCGACGACATCAAGGAAATCCTGCTGCAGCAGGCGATCTATTGCGGCGTGCCGGCGGCCAACCACGCGGTGAAGGAAGCGGGCGCGATCATCGCGGAATTAGGTTTGCTGAAGGGTTAG
- the pcaD gene encoding 3-oxoadipate enol-lactonase — translation MPMIDADGCLLNVSVEGRDGGPTLMLSNSLGSTMQMWEPQMKALTQVFRVIRYDRRGHGKSSVPPGPYSLERFGRDVLAILDDLNIAKAHWCGLSMGGMVGQWLGANASDRFGKIVLANTTCHYPDPTRWNDRIKAVKQGGIAAVADAVMAGWLTADFREREPQIAANMKAMMLTTPVEGYIACCEALSTLDQRELLPRIKSPTLVIAGRHDMSTTIADAEFMRSRIPGASMTILDAAHISNVEQPHAFTDALVGFLTQR, via the coding sequence ATGCCGATGATCGACGCCGACGGGTGCCTGCTCAACGTATCCGTCGAAGGCCGCGACGGCGGCCCGACGCTAATGCTGTCGAATTCGCTGGGCTCGACCATGCAGATGTGGGAGCCGCAGATGAAGGCGCTGACGCAGGTGTTCCGCGTCATCCGCTACGACCGTCGCGGTCACGGCAAGTCGAGCGTGCCGCCCGGGCCCTATTCATTGGAGCGTTTCGGCCGCGACGTGCTGGCGATCCTCGACGACCTCAACATCGCAAAAGCCCATTGGTGCGGGCTGTCGATGGGCGGCATGGTCGGGCAATGGCTGGGCGCCAACGCATCAGACAGATTCGGCAAGATCGTGCTGGCCAACACCACCTGCCATTACCCGGACCCGACGCGCTGGAACGACCGCATCAAGGCGGTGAAGCAAGGCGGCATCGCCGCGGTCGCCGACGCCGTGATGGCGGGCTGGCTGACGGCGGATTTTCGCGAGCGCGAGCCGCAGATCGCGGCCAACATGAAGGCGATGATGCTGACCACGCCGGTCGAGGGCTACATCGCCTGCTGCGAGGCGCTGTCGACGCTCGACCAGCGCGAACTGCTGCCCAGGATCAAGAGCCCGACGCTGGTCATCGCCGGCCGCCACGATATGTCGACGACGATCGCGGACGCCGAATTCATGCGCAGCCGGATTCCCGGCGCAAGCATGACCATCCTCGATGCGGCTCATATTTCGAACGTCGAGCAACCGCACGCCTTCACCGATGCGCTGGTCGGCTTTTTGACGCAACGCTGA
- a CDS encoding 3-carboxy-cis,cis-muconate cycloisomerase: MSASLSPLLAPMLSSAAMRATCDDAAALQNMLDFEAALARAEAALGVIPASAARPITNACRTESFDLAALADAATRSGNLAIPLVKALTANVAKVDAEAARYVHWGATSQDVIDTGAMLGLRAGIDALLADTNRAIAGFAALARQYRHTPVVARTWLQHALPMPFGLKLAEYAAALHRSKLRLQRVRRETLALQFGGAAGTLAALGDKGLPVAERLAQELDLPLPDAPWHTHRDRIAEAASVFAIIAGTCGKIARDISLMMQTDVGEAFEPSGEGRGGSSTMPHKRNPVAAASALAAATMAPNLAATIFAAQVQDHERSAGPWHAEWPTLPTLLLVTSGALAAIVDIAEGLEVDAARMRVNLDATGGLIMAEAVTMALAEKIGKSDAHHLVEAASKKAVADKKHLRDVLTADAKITAQLSADKITALFEPMAYQGASQALIDRLLASLDDK; the protein is encoded by the coding sequence TGCGCTGGCGCGCGCCGAGGCCGCGCTGGGGGTGATTCCGGCAAGCGCCGCGAGACCGATCACGAATGCGTGCAGGACCGAATCGTTCGACCTCGCCGCGCTGGCCGACGCCGCCACCCGCTCCGGTAACCTCGCCATCCCGCTGGTCAAGGCGCTCACGGCAAATGTCGCCAAGGTGGATGCCGAGGCGGCGCGCTATGTGCATTGGGGCGCGACCAGCCAGGACGTGATCGATACCGGCGCCATGCTCGGCCTCCGCGCCGGCATCGACGCGCTGCTCGCCGACACCAATCGCGCGATCGCGGGCTTTGCCGCACTGGCGCGTCAATACCGCCATACCCCCGTGGTCGCCCGCACCTGGCTGCAGCATGCCCTGCCGATGCCGTTCGGGCTCAAGCTCGCCGAATATGCCGCGGCGCTGCACCGCTCGAAGCTGCGGCTGCAGCGCGTGCGCCGCGAGACGCTGGCGCTGCAATTCGGCGGCGCGGCCGGCACACTCGCCGCCCTCGGCGACAAGGGCTTGCCGGTCGCGGAACGGCTGGCGCAAGAACTCGACCTGCCGCTACCCGATGCGCCCTGGCACACCCACCGCGACCGCATCGCGGAAGCGGCCTCGGTGTTCGCCATCATCGCCGGCACCTGCGGCAAGATCGCGCGCGACATCTCGCTGATGATGCAGACCGATGTCGGCGAAGCGTTCGAGCCCTCGGGCGAAGGCCGCGGCGGCTCCTCGACCATGCCGCACAAGCGCAATCCGGTGGCGGCAGCCAGTGCGCTGGCGGCGGCCACGATGGCGCCCAACCTCGCGGCGACGATTTTTGCGGCGCAGGTGCAGGACCACGAGCGCAGCGCCGGTCCCTGGCACGCCGAATGGCCGACGCTGCCGACACTGCTGCTGGTCACCTCGGGCGCGCTGGCGGCGATCGTCGATATCGCCGAGGGGCTGGAAGTCGATGCCGCGCGCATGCGCGTCAACCTCGACGCGACGGGCGGACTGATTATGGCCGAAGCGGTGACGATGGCGCTGGCCGAAAAGATCGGCAAGAGCGATGCGCATCATCTGGTCGAGGCGGCGAGCAAGAAGGCGGTTGCCGACAAAAAGCATTTGCGCGATGTCCTGACGGCGGATGCCAAGATCACCGCGCAGCTCAGCGCCGATAAAATCACTGCACTGTTCGAGCCGATGGCCTATCAGGGCGCCTCGCAGGCGCTGATCGACCGCCTGCTCGCTTCGCTGGACGACAAATAA